From the genome of Pseudomonas sp. FP453:
ACCTTAGGCGTGAGCATCACCGCTACTGCCCTGTAAACCCGATCAAAACTGTGGGAGCTGGCTTGCCTGCGATAGCATCAACTCGGTACTACTGATACACCGAGGTGCCTGCATCGCAGGCAAGCCAGCTCCCACATTGATTTGTGCCGGGCTTTAGAGATCGGACTCTTTTACTACGCGCACTTTCCCCGCATCCAGCGCATAAGCGGCGTCGGCCAAGTCGTTGTTGACCTTTTCGACCTTGAGCGTCCCCGTCACCCACAACGGCGTGTAGATATCATCCAGCTTCAACCCCTTGGGATAACGCACCAGCACCAGCTGGTTAGGCGGCGGTGGCGGCACGTGGATGCACGCGCCTGGGTAGGGCACCAGGAAAAACAGCGTGCTGCGGCCCTTGGCGTCGGTTTCCAGCGGCACTGGATAGCCGCCGATGCGGATGTTCTTGCCGTTCATCGCCGCCACGGTCTTGGTCGAATACATCACCGCCGGCAAGCCTTTGCTCTGCTTCAGGCCACCTTTATCGGTGAACGTGCCTTGGGCTTCGGGGGAGTTGTGGTCGATCTCGGGCATGGTTTCGAGGGCTTTCTGGTCCGACAGTGGCATCAGGTCGAGCCAGTCGGTTTCCGGCAGTTCGCCGGCGTGCGCAAGGCCAGAGCCGAGCAGGAGGAGAGTCAACAGAAGACGGCGCATGGGGAGCAGCTCGGCAAGGAAAACAGTGCCGGCATTCTAGCCCTCTGCGCCTGCGCAGCGCAGAGGGCTTTGTCGCTTAGATCATTTCTTTTTGATCAGGCCGTAGATCACCAGCAGGATGATCGCGCCGATCAGCGCGCCGATGAAGCCCGCGCCTTGACCGGCCTGGTAGATACCCAGGGCCTGGCCACCGTAGGTCGCCGCCAGGGAGCCGGCGATACCCAGCAGGATGGTCATGATCCAGCCCATGCTGTCGTCGCCAGGCTTGAGGAAACGCGCCAGCAGGCCGACGATCAGGCCGATAAAGATGGTTCCAATGATACCCATGGCATTTCCCTCTGAATGTAGGTGAGCTATGCCAAAGCCTAGTCAGGCTTTGGCATCCTGCAATCAGAGAGACGACGATCGCCAATGGTTCCCGTCGGACTTGTCTTATTGCCCGGCGATCAGCGCTTCAACCTTGAGGATCTGCGCTTGCAGCGTCGCACGGTCCTTGCAACGCAGGTTGGCGTGGCCGACCTTGCGCCCGGCCTTGAAGGCCTTGCCGTAGTGATGCAAGTGGCAGTCGTCGATGGCGATGACTTTTTCCACCGCCGGCACCACACCGATGAAGTTGAGCATCGCGCTCTCGCCGACCTTGGCGGTGGAACCCAATGGCAAGCCCGCGACCGCCCGCAGGTGGTTTTCGAACTGGCTGCACTCGGCGCCTTCGGTGGTCCAGTGCCCGGAGTTGTGCACGCGCGGGGCGATTTCGTTGGCCTTGAGGCCACCGTCCACTTCAAAGAACTCGAACGCCATCACGCCGACGTAATCCAGCTGCGTGAGCACACGGCTGGAATAATCTTCCGCCAGGGCCTGCAACGGGTGGTCGGTGCTGGCCACGGACAGCTTGAGGATGCCGCTGTCGTGGGTGTTGTGCACCAACGGGTAGAAGCGGGTTTCGCCATCACGGGCACGCACGGCGATCAGCGAGACTTCGCCGGTGAACGGCACGAAGCCTTCCAGCAAGCAGGCGACGCTGCCCAGCTCGGCGAAGGTGCCGACTACATCGGCCGCAGTGCGCAGGACTTTCTGGCCCTTGCCGTCATAACCCAGGGTGCGGGTTTTCAGCACGGCCGGCAGGCCGATGCTGGCGACGGCGGCGTCCAGGTCCGCCTGGGACTGGATGTCGGCGAAGGCCGGGGTGGGAATGCCCAGGTCCTTGAACATGCTTTTCTCGAACCAGCGGTCACGGGCGATGCGCAAGGCTTCGGCGCTCGGGTACACCGGCACGAACTGCGAGAGGAAGGCCACGGTTTCAGCCGGCACGCTTTCGAACTCGAAGGTCACCAGGTCAACTTCGTCCGCCAGTTGGCGCAGGTGATCCGGGTCGCTGTAGTCAGCGCGCAGGTGTTCACCCAACGCAGCCGCGCATGCGTCCGGCGCCGGGTCCAGGAAAGCGAAGTTCATCCCCAGCGGGGTTCCCGCCAAGGCCAGCATGCGGCCCAGTTGGCCGCCACCGATTACACCGATTTTCATCAATCAACAACCTCAGGCGATACGTGGGTCTGGATTGTCCAGCACGCTGTCTGTCTGCTCAGCACGGAATTTCTTCAGCACCGCGTGGAACTGCGGGTGCTTGGCGCCCAGGATACTGGCGGACAGCAGCGCAGCGTTGATCGCGCCGGCCTTGCCAATCGCCAGGGTGGCCACCGGGATGCCGGCTGGCATCTGCACGATGGACAACAGCGAATCCACGCCCGAGAGCATCGCCGACTGCACCGGCACGCCGAGTACCGGCAGGTGGGTCTTGGCTGCGCACATGCCTGGCAAGTGCGCTGCACCGCCGGCACCGGCGATGATCACCTCGATGCCACGGGATTCTGCTTCATCGGCATACTGGAACAGCAAATCCGGGGTGCGGTGGGCAGAGACCACTTTCACTTCATACGGAATGCCGAGTTTTTCCAGCATATCGGCGGTGTGGCTAAGGGTGGACCAATCGGACTTGGAGCCCATGATCACGCCAACCAATGCACTCATCGTCGTGCCTCTTCTCTCTGGGCGCCCGCAGGCGCGTCAAAAAACAACAAGCCACGCGGGAAATCCGGCGTGGCTTGTTATACGAATTAAGGCCGGTTGGACCGGCCGAAGGCCGCGCAGTATACCGTAATAATGCAGATAAACAGCCCCTTGGATGACCATCTGTCTAGCGTATCGCTTATTGCCATTTACTGACTCAGAAGTCAGCCAATACTGCTCTAAGCGTCTCGAACACTTCACACTGAAAACCAAGCAACTTACAAATTTTTGGAAAGTTTCCCACTAACCACTCAGACAAGTTGTCACCTCATGAAAAATCACCAACTATATTCTTGTCGCTCTCTGATTAATTCTCACGTAGAGCACGAGGGCATATATCTATGAACACTGATTTCTTTGCCAACATTGACCGCATCACCTCAGAAGCAACCGCGGCAATAAATGACCAAAGGACACGCCCTGCCAAAAAACCGATTTATGTGAATGTTGTTTTCCACAAAGACCTGGGTTATCCCGCCGAACAGGAATTTGAAAAAACTCATTTGGCCTTGGCCAAAAAACATATTGAAAATATTTCAGGACGCGAAGTTATCGTCAATGTGATTCGCGACGCCAAAATGCGCAATTTCAACTACCAGTCCGACAATGATGTCGAGTACGGACTTCACGAGCACTACGGCAGAAACAAGAACCCAGACCAGGCTCACCATTCGGGCAAGCCGAAGATCGAAAAAACCTTATTCGTAACACCCGAGCATTTGAGCTTCAGCGAGCCAGGCAGAACCGACCCCGGCCACGAATATGGAATAACCTCTTACAACAACGCTCGAGGTGCCGCCCACACGCTTGGCCTTTTGTTGGGTGCAACCCGTGCTGACGGAGAGATAACCTATAACGGTTGGTGGAATGACACTTTCATGAAATACAATAACGAATCCCCTCTACGCGGCAATGACTTGACTTACTCTGACGCCAACAAACAGAACATTCGCACCTACCTTGCCAAATTCGATTGAGCCACCCTCTCAATCAATTTCAGCAGGCAACAAGCGCGTCTGACTTCCACCGGCAACTCATTGTGTTGCACCGGCAGCCCCCCCCTCCAACTTGCGCCACAACAAGCGCACGTTTGCCTTGCGCACCAACGCGCAGCGATACAGGCGGATCTCCAGCGGTACATGCCACTGCGGCCCGCCACAGACCACCAACTCACCACGCGCCAGTTCTGCGCGCACGCTCAGCTGCGGCACCCAGGCAATGCCCAAGCCTTCCAACGCCATGCTCTTGAGACTGTCGGCCATGGCGGTTTCGTAAACGGTGGTAAAGCGCAAGGCGCGTTGGCGTAATAACAGATTCACCGAACGACCAAGGAACGCCCCGGCGCTATAGGCCAGCAGCGGCACACTGCCCTCACCCTCCAGGTCGAACAACGGCTTGCCATCGGCATCGGCGGCGCACACCGGGAGCATTTCGGTGTTGCCCAGGTGCAGGGAGGGGAAGATTTCCGCGTCCATCTGCATCGCCGCATCCGGATCGTAGAACGCCAGCATCAGGTCGCAACCGCCTTCGCGCAGGGCGTGCACGGCGTCGCCGACGTTGGTGGCCACCAACCGCGTGGCGATGTTCAGGCCTTCGTTGCGCAGTTGGGCGATCCAGCGCGGGAAGAAGCCCAGCGCCAGGGAGTGCGCCGCCGCCACTTGCATGACTTCGCCCTGCCCGCCTTCCAGGTGATGCAAATGGCGCAGCACTTCACCGAGCTGTTCGACCACGGTGCGCGCGGTCACCAGGAACAACTGCCCCGCCGCCGTCAATTCCACCGGCGTGCGCGAGCGGTTGACCAGGGTCAGGCCCAGCGCAGCCTCGAGGCTACGGATGCGTCGGCTGAATGCCGGCTGGGTGACAAAGCGCCGTTCCGCCGCCTGGGAAAAGCTGCGGGTGGCCGCCAGGGCGCTGAAGTCTTCCAGCCATTTGCTCTCAAGGTTCATCACTTCCCTCCACGGGTACGCACCATTTTGGCACACACGCCCGCCATGATAGCCGGGTCACACCTGCATTATGCCGTTTATGCATAGCCCAGTGCTGAACAGCATTGGCCCAAAAACTCACACAAGCCTAGCATTCGCAGCGTTCCGGCCAGTTCCGGGTCCATATCGAGATGATTTCCGTCATGTCCTCCGCTGCATCTTTCCGTACCGAAAAAGACCTGCTTGGCGTACTCGAAGTACCTGCACAAGCGTATTACGGCATCCAGACCCTGCGAGCGGTGAACAACTTCCGCCTCTCGGGCGTTCCGATTTCGCATTACCCGAAATTGGTGGTCGGTCTGGCAATGGTCAAGCAAGCGGCGGCTGACGCCAACCGCGAGCTGGGTCAGCTCAGTGAAGCCAAGCACGCTGCCATCAGCGAAGCTTGTGCCCGGCTGATCCGCGGCGATTTCCACGAAGAGTTCGTGGTGGACATGATTCAAGGCGGCGCTGGCACTTCAACCAACATGAATGCCAACGAAGTGATCGCCAACATCGCGCTGGAGGCCATGGGTCACCAGAAGGGCGAGTACCAGTACCTGCACCCGAACAACGACGTGAACATGGCGCAGTCGACCAACGACGCCTACCCGACCGCGATCCGCCTGGGTCTGCTGCTGGGCCATGACGCGCTGCTGGCCAGCCTCGACAGCCTGATCCAGGCCTTCGCCGCCAAGGGCGTCGAGTTCGGCCACGTGCTGAAAATGGGCCGCACCCAATTGCAAGACGCCGTGCCGATGACCCTCGGCCAGGAATTCCGTGCCTTCGCCACCACCCTCGGTGAAGACCTGGCCCGCCTGAAAACCCTGGCGCCAGAGCTGCTGACCGAAGTGAACCTGGGCGGCACCGCCATCGGTACCGGCATCAACGCCGACCCGCGCTACCAGGCCCTGGCCGTACAACGCCTGGCCACCATCAGCGGCCAGCCGCTGGTACCGGCTGCCGACTTGATCGAAGCCACCTCCGACATGGGCGCCTTCGTGCTGTTCTCCGGCATGCTCAAGCGTACCGCGGTGAAGCTGTCGAAGATCTGCAACGACCTGCGCCTGCTGTCCAGCGGCCCACGTACCGGGATCAACGAGATCAACCTGCCAGCGCGTCAGCCAGGCAGCTCGATCATGCCCGGCAAGGTCAACCCGGTGATCCCGGAAGCGGTTAACCAGGTAGCGTTCCAAGTGATCGGCAACGACCTGGCGCTGACCATGGCAGCCGAAGGCGGCCAACTGCAGCTGAACGTGATGGAGCCTTTGATCGCCTTCAAGATCTTCGACTCGATCCGCCTGCTGCAGCGCGCCATGGACATGCTGCGCGAACACTGCATCGTCGGCATCACCGCCAACGAAGCGCGCTGCCGCGAACTGGTGGAGCACTCCATCGGCCTGGTCACCGCGCTGAACCCGTACATCGGCTATGAAAACGCCACCCGCATCGCCCGTATCGCCCTTGAAAGCGGCCGCGGCGTGCTGGAACTGGTGCGCGAAGAAGGCTTGCTCGACGACGCCATGCTCGACGACATCCTGCGCCCGGAAAACATGATCGCTCCACGTTTGGTCCCGCTGAAGGCCTAAGCGTTTGTTGCACCGCTCACCAGGTTGAGGGACTAGACACCTCTCACCTTTTGAGGGCCTGAAGGCTCGTTCTTCAGGCCCTTTTTTTTGCCTCAAGGTTGTGAAATGAAGCCCATAAAAACTCCAATATCGCCCTGCAAGCCCGCCCCCCTGCTGAAACCTTTAATCGCCCCGTGCAGACGGATCACGCGCTCCTAGGTATAGTGCCGCCCCTCTTCGCGCTGCGGCCGTCGGTAACGAGGCCCGGGTACACACGCGAAACCGCATGAATAACAACCCGCAAAAGGATTGGGGTCGAACTGTCGCGCACTGCCTGGTGCCAAGCGACGGCGTCGCACCGTCCTGCGTTTGCCATTAGAAAAATCAGCGAGGAACACTCCATGCTCGAAGTCATCAACGACTTCCTCTCAGGGAAAGTACTGATCGTGCTCATTGTCGGGCTCGGCGGTTATTTCACGATTCGCTCGCGTTTCGTACAGCTGCGTCACTTTTTCCACATGTTCTCGGTGTTCAAAGACAGCCTCAAGAGCAGCTCCGACCAACTCAGCTCGTTCCAGGCGCTGATGCTCAGCCTGGCCGGCCGCGTCGGTGCCGGCAACATCGCCGGTGTCGGCATTGCCGTGACCCTGGGTGGCCCGGGTGCCGTGTTCTGGATGTGGGTCACCGCGCTGGTGGGCATGTCTTCGAGCTTTATCGAATGCTCCCTCGGCCAGTTGTACAAGCGTACCGACGCAGAAGGCACCTACCGTGGCGGCCCGGCGTATTACATCCAGCACGGCCTGCACAAGCGCTGGCTGGGCATGGTCATGGCGTTCCTGCTGCTGGTGACCTTCGGCTTCGCCTTCAACGGCCTGCAAGCCCACGCCGTGACGCACTCGCTGAACAACGCCTTCGGCCTCGACACCACCTACACCGGCCTGGCCCTCGCGGCATTGCTGGGCCTGGTGTTCATCGGCGGGATCAAGCGCATCGCCTCGATCGCCGACCTGCTGGTGCCGGTCAAGACCCTGGTCTACATCGCCGTGACCCTGTACGTGATCGTGCTGCAATTCGACCACGTGCCGGCCATGCTGATGACCATCGTCAAGAGCGCCTTCGGCCTCGACCAAGCCTTCGGTGGCCTGGTGGGCAGCGCGATCATCATGGGTGTTAAGCGCGGCGTGTTCGCCAACGAAGCCGGCCTGGGCAGTGCGCCTAACGTGGCGGCGGTGGCTTCCGTAGAGCACCCGATTGCCCAGGGCGTGGTCCAGGCGTTCAGCGTGTTCCTCGACACCTTCGTGATCTGCACCTGCACCGCGTTGCTGATCCTGCTCTCCGGCTTCTACACCCCAGGCTTTGAAGGCGACGGCATTGCCCTGACCCAGAACTCCCTGGCGGCCGTGGTCGGCGACTGGGGCCGCATGTTCATCTCCGTGGCCCTGGCGTTGTTCGTGTTCACCTCGATCATGTACAACTACTACCTCGGCGAGAGCAACCTGCGCTTCCTGGTGGGCAACAACCGCAAGGTGCTGATCGGCTACCGCACGCTGGTGCTGGTGCTGATCTTCTGGGGTTCGATCGAGAACCTGAGCACCGTGTTCGCGTTTGCCGACATCACCATGACCATGCTCGCCTTCGTCAACCTGTTCGCCCTGGCGTTCCTGTTCAAGATCGCCATGCGCATCCTGAACGACTACGACAAGCAGCGCGCCGCAGGCATCAAGACGCCGGTGTTCGACTCCAGCCAGTTCCCTGACCTGGACCTCGACCGCAAGGCCTGGCCGGCCAATCCGGTAAAACCGGAAGCAGCGCCATCGGCTGAACTCAACGCCCAAGCCCAGCGCTAAGCGTAGAGAGATGACACGCCGCACGACCTTGGGCATGCTCGGGGCCGTGCGGCGTTTTTCGTTCAGGAGAAAATTCGATGTCCCCATCTAGCAACGTCATGGTGCTCTACACCGGCGGCACCATCGGCATGCAGGCCAGCGCCAATGGCCTGGCCCCCGCATCCGGCTTCGAAGCGCGTATGCGTGAACAACTTGCCGGCCAACCACTGCCGGCCTGGCAATTCCAGGAAATGGCCCCGCTGATCGACAGCGCCAACATGACCCCCGCCTACTGGCAGCGCCTGCGCACGGCGGTGATCGACGCCGTGGACCAAGGCTGCGATGGCGTGCTGATCCTGCACGGCACCGACACCCTGGCCTACAGCGCGGCGGCCATGTGCTTCCAACTCCTGGGCCTGCCGGCGCCGGTGGTGTTCACCGGCTCCATGTTGCCGGCCGGCGTGCCGGACAGCGATGCCTGGGAAAATGTCAGCGGTGCCTTGCAGGCATTGGCCGCAGGCCTGGCCCCGGGTGTGCACCTGCACTTCCATGGCGCACTGATGGCACCGACGGCCTGTGCAAAAATCCGCAGTTTCGGCCGCAACCCGTTCGCGGCGCTGAATCGCCAGGGCGGCGTGGCCCGTGCCGAATCCATCCCCCACGCGCTGGACTATCGCCAGCCAAAAGCCTTGGCCAACATCGGCGTCCTGCCGCTGGTGCCCGGCATCAGTGCGGCGCAGCTGGACGCCGTGATCGACAGCGGCATCCAGGCGCTGATCCTGGAGTGCTTTGGCAGCGGCACCGGCCCCAGCGACAACCCTGAGTTCCTCGCAAGCCTCCAGCGGGCGCAGGACCAAGGCGTGGTGGTGGTCGCGATCACTCAGTGCCATGAAGGCGGCGTTGAACTGGACGTCTACGAAGCCGGCAGCCGTTTGCGCGGTGTGGGCGTACTGTCGGGCGGCGGCATGACCCGTGAAGCCGCGTTCGGCAAGCTCAATGCGCTGGTCGGCGCTGGATTGGATCACGCGCACATCCGCCGCCTGGTGGAGACCAACCTGTGCGGTGAACTCGGCTGAGCCGAGCCCTGTAGATATGCACCGCCTTTCTGATTGAGCGCTTTCTAGCATGGCAACCACCCACCTTCAGGTGGTTGTCCTTGCTAACGCACATCAGGAATGCCCATGCCTCCCGTCGTCACCAGCGCATCACCGCGTCGCACCCCACGCGCTCGCTTCACGTCTTCATTAATCAACCAACTGGCCATCGGCCCGGCCTTTCGCGAGGTGGCCGCGTACCTGTTACGCCTGAAATTACAAGAACGCTATCCCAACCTGCATATCGACCCGGACGTCGTCATGGTCGGCACGCCAAGCTGGGAGATCGTCCACGGCGAGATTGTCGCCAAGCCCCCGCACTACCAGGCGCTCACCGACATCCTGGCGCGGCAGGCAGTACTGGCCGTGCCGTCCCTGTTTATCGACGGCATTCACTTTCTCACGCCCTTACCGCTCACCGAACCGCCTGTGCACCTGGCCGTGCGCATTGAA
Proteins encoded in this window:
- a CDS encoding DUF3299 domain-containing protein, which codes for MRRLLLTLLLLGSGLAHAGELPETDWLDLMPLSDQKALETMPEIDHNSPEAQGTFTDKGGLKQSKGLPAVMYSTKTVAAMNGKNIRIGGYPVPLETDAKGRSTLFFLVPYPGACIHVPPPPPNQLVLVRYPKGLKLDDIYTPLWVTGTLKVEKVNNDLADAAYALDAGKVRVVKESDL
- a CDS encoding GlsB/YeaQ/YmgE family stress response membrane protein, coding for MGIIGTIFIGLIVGLLARFLKPGDDSMGWIMTILLGIAGSLAATYGGQALGIYQAGQGAGFIGALIGAIILLVIYGLIKKK
- a CDS encoding 5-(carboxyamino)imidazole ribonucleotide synthase, whose protein sequence is MKIGVIGGGQLGRMLALAGTPLGMNFAFLDPAPDACAAALGEHLRADYSDPDHLRQLADEVDLVTFEFESVPAETVAFLSQFVPVYPSAEALRIARDRWFEKSMFKDLGIPTPAFADIQSQADLDAAVASIGLPAVLKTRTLGYDGKGQKVLRTAADVVGTFAELGSVACLLEGFVPFTGEVSLIAVRARDGETRFYPLVHNTHDSGILKLSVASTDHPLQALAEDYSSRVLTQLDYVGVMAFEFFEVDGGLKANEIAPRVHNSGHWTTEGAECSQFENHLRAVAGLPLGSTAKVGESAMLNFIGVVPAVEKVIAIDDCHLHHYGKAFKAGRKVGHANLRCKDRATLQAQILKVEALIAGQ
- the purE gene encoding 5-(carboxyamino)imidazole ribonucleotide mutase, with translation MSALVGVIMGSKSDWSTLSHTADMLEKLGIPYEVKVVSAHRTPDLLFQYADEAESRGIEVIIAGAGGAAHLPGMCAAKTHLPVLGVPVQSAMLSGVDSLLSIVQMPAGIPVATLAIGKAGAINAALLSASILGAKHPQFHAVLKKFRAEQTDSVLDNPDPRIA
- a CDS encoding LysR substrate-binding domain-containing protein, with the translated sequence MNLESKWLEDFSALAATRSFSQAAERRFVTQPAFSRRIRSLEAALGLTLVNRSRTPVELTAAGQLFLVTARTVVEQLGEVLRHLHHLEGGQGEVMQVAAAHSLALGFFPRWIAQLRNEGLNIATRLVATNVGDAVHALREGGCDLMLAFYDPDAAMQMDAEIFPSLHLGNTEMLPVCAADADGKPLFDLEGEGSVPLLAYSAGAFLGRSVNLLLRQRALRFTTVYETAMADSLKSMALEGLGIAWVPQLSVRAELARGELVVCGGPQWHVPLEIRLYRCALVRKANVRLLWRKLEGGAAGATQ
- the aspA gene encoding aspartate ammonia-lyase, which codes for MSSAASFRTEKDLLGVLEVPAQAYYGIQTLRAVNNFRLSGVPISHYPKLVVGLAMVKQAAADANRELGQLSEAKHAAISEACARLIRGDFHEEFVVDMIQGGAGTSTNMNANEVIANIALEAMGHQKGEYQYLHPNNDVNMAQSTNDAYPTAIRLGLLLGHDALLASLDSLIQAFAAKGVEFGHVLKMGRTQLQDAVPMTLGQEFRAFATTLGEDLARLKTLAPELLTEVNLGGTAIGTGINADPRYQALAVQRLATISGQPLVPAADLIEATSDMGAFVLFSGMLKRTAVKLSKICNDLRLLSSGPRTGINEINLPARQPGSSIMPGKVNPVIPEAVNQVAFQVIGNDLALTMAAEGGQLQLNVMEPLIAFKIFDSIRLLQRAMDMLREHCIVGITANEARCRELVEHSIGLVTALNPYIGYENATRIARIALESGRGVLELVREEGLLDDAMLDDILRPENMIAPRLVPLKA
- a CDS encoding sodium:alanine symporter family protein is translated as MLEVINDFLSGKVLIVLIVGLGGYFTIRSRFVQLRHFFHMFSVFKDSLKSSSDQLSSFQALMLSLAGRVGAGNIAGVGIAVTLGGPGAVFWMWVTALVGMSSSFIECSLGQLYKRTDAEGTYRGGPAYYIQHGLHKRWLGMVMAFLLLVTFGFAFNGLQAHAVTHSLNNAFGLDTTYTGLALAALLGLVFIGGIKRIASIADLLVPVKTLVYIAVTLYVIVLQFDHVPAMLMTIVKSAFGLDQAFGGLVGSAIIMGVKRGVFANEAGLGSAPNVAAVASVEHPIAQGVVQAFSVFLDTFVICTCTALLILLSGFYTPGFEGDGIALTQNSLAAVVGDWGRMFISVALALFVFTSIMYNYYLGESNLRFLVGNNRKVLIGYRTLVLVLIFWGSIENLSTVFAFADITMTMLAFVNLFALAFLFKIAMRILNDYDKQRAAGIKTPVFDSSQFPDLDLDRKAWPANPVKPEAAPSAELNAQAQR
- a CDS encoding asparaginase, whose product is MSPSSNVMVLYTGGTIGMQASANGLAPASGFEARMREQLAGQPLPAWQFQEMAPLIDSANMTPAYWQRLRTAVIDAVDQGCDGVLILHGTDTLAYSAAAMCFQLLGLPAPVVFTGSMLPAGVPDSDAWENVSGALQALAAGLAPGVHLHFHGALMAPTACAKIRSFGRNPFAALNRQGGVARAESIPHALDYRQPKALANIGVLPLVPGISAAQLDAVIDSGIQALILECFGSGTGPSDNPEFLASLQRAQDQGVVVVAITQCHEGGVELDVYEAGSRLRGVGVLSGGGMTREAAFGKLNALVGAGLDHAHIRRLVETNLCGELG